TACCAAGTGGAATTGCCAGTAAATAAGTCACAATAAGCACGCAAAGGGCAAGTAATACAGTATTTCCAATACGGTCACCAATTACATCAACTACATTGATTTTGTGTGTATAGGAAACACCAAAATCTCCTTTTGCAACATTTTTAATCCAATGATAATACTGGACATAAGCAGGATCATTTAAACCCATTTCTTCACGAATTTTTTCAATTTCTTGTGGATTAGCTTTTGGGTTAATTGATCGTCCAGTTAGAGCATCACCAGGCATTGCTTTAGCTAGTGCAAAGATTAGTATACTCAAGATCACAAGCTGAGGAATCATGATGAGTATACGGCGAATGACAAATTTTAACATATTCGTTACTCCTTTCTAAGGTAATGCTACTCGATGAGTATCTGAGATTGCTTTTAAATCAAAAGGTCGGCCATTTGCATCAAAGTAAGAAGAAGCATTTTGTTGATATTCTTGTCTAACTGCTTGTCTTTCTTTAATTTTTTCATCTCGAACTTCTGGACGAATATCTGGAATTGCTGCAATTAAGCGTTTAGTGTATATATGTTGTGGGTTGTTTAAAATATCTTCAGTAGTGCCTTCTTCAACAAGTCTCCCTCTATACATAACACCAATTCGGTCACATAAATGGCGAATAACGCCTAAGTCATGTCCGATAAATAAATAAGTTAGTTTGAATTCTTCTTGTAAATCTTGTAAGAAATTAAGTACTTGTGCTTGTACTGAAACATCCAAAGCAGAAACAGGCTCATCTGCAACGATTAACTTAGGTTGTAAAGTTAAAGCTCTAGCAATTCCAATTCGTTGACGTTGCCCACCAGAAAATTCATGTGGATACTTATATAGTGATTCTGGAGATAATCCAACTTTATCAAGGTAGTAAAGTACCCTTTCACGTTCTTCTTCAGCAGTTAAAGTTTCAAAATTTCTTAGCGGTTCTGCAACTAAATCAATAATTCTCTTTTTAGGATTTAAAGAAGAGTATGGGTCTTGAAATATCATTTGAATCTCTTGGCGAAATGCTCGCATTTGCTTTTTATTTATTGTTATTAAGTCCTTGTCTAAAAACTTAATACTTCCATTAGTAGCCTGTGTCAATTGAAGTATTGCCTTACCTGCAGTAGATTTTCCACTACCTGATTCTCCAATAAGGCCATATGTTTCGCCTTCGTTTAGTTCAAATGAAATTCCATCAACAGCTCGAACATAATCTACAACTGTTCGAAAAATACCACCACGAATAGGGTAATGTACTTTTAAGTTATCAACCTTTAGTAGAGACATTTACGATCGGTGCTCCTTTCTCGTTCTTGAAATGGAAATGCTTATAACAAGAACAACGTACATAATGATTTGGTGTAACTTCGTGTAAGGTAGGTTGATTTTCATGAGCGTAATTTTGAATCCAAGGAATACGGTGGCTGAATCGGCAGCCTGTTCTAGGTAACTTGTCTAGTGGTGGTACTGTACCTTCAATAATATGAAGTCTTTGATTTTTAGAATGAGTAGTAGGAATAGAGTTTAATAGAGAGCGCGTATATGGGTG
This genomic interval from Gottfriedia acidiceleris contains the following:
- a CDS encoding ABC transporter ATP-binding protein produces the protein MSLLKVDNLKVHYPIRGGIFRTVVDYVRAVDGISFELNEGETYGLIGESGSGKSTAGKAILQLTQATNGSIKFLDKDLITINKKQMRAFRQEIQMIFQDPYSSLNPKKRIIDLVAEPLRNFETLTAEEERERVLYYLDKVGLSPESLYKYPHEFSGGQRQRIGIARALTLQPKLIVADEPVSALDVSVQAQVLNFLQDLQEEFKLTYLFIGHDLGVIRHLCDRIGVMYRGRLVEEGTTEDILNNPQHIYTKRLIAAIPDIRPEVRDEKIKERQAVRQEYQQNASSYFDANGRPFDLKAISDTHRVALP